In Phaseolus vulgaris cultivar G19833 chromosome 3, P. vulgaris v2.0, whole genome shotgun sequence, the sequence CGTGACCAGAAGTTGGTTGTCAACAGGAAGAAGTGCGCTTTTGCTCAGTGTTCAATAAAGTATTTGGGTCATGTGGTTTCTCAACAAGGGGTGACTATGGATCCTGCCAAGATTGCTAGTATCATCAATTGGCCAACTCCCAAAAATGTGAAAGGTGTGCGAGGCTTTCTGGGACTTACCGGATATTACCGGAAATTTGTCAAGGACTATGGGAGGATAGCACGTCCCCTGACGGAGCTGACCAAGAAAGATGGATTCACCTGGAATCCTAGATCTCAGCTAGCATTTGACACTTTGAAGATAAAGATGACAACAGCCCCAGTTCTTGCTCTACCTGATTTTTCACAACCTTTCATCATTGAAAGTGATGCTTCGGGCTGTGGAGTAGGGGCAATTCTTATGCAGAATTCCAGACCTGTGGCTTTTTTTAGCAAGGCTTTGAGTGAAAGAAATCAGACAAAGTCAGCATATGAAAAGGAATTGATGGCAATTGTCTTGGCTGTGCAGCACTGGCGCCCTTATTTGTTAGGTAGGCAATTTATTGTATATACTGATCAAAAGAGTCTGCGGCAGCTATTGCATCAGCGGATTTCCACCATGGACCAACAGAATTGGGCTGCCAAGCTTTTGGGGTACCAGTTTGACATTGTTTATAAACCAGGGGCCACGAACGGAGGGGCAGATGCTTTGTCCAGAATGTACGAGACAGGGGAGTTGCATTCTTTAATTTCTTACCTTGTGTGGAGTGACGGAGGGCAGTTAATGGAGGAGGTTCATCAAGATGAGGCTTTGGCTACTATCATTGCAGCACTCAAAGCAAATACCACAAGTAAACCTGGTTTCTCATATAGAGAAGGGGTTTTATACTATGAAGGGCGCTTAGTAATTTCAGCTCAGTCCATGTGGATCCCAAAGCTGTTTCACGAATTCCATGCCACCCCTCAAGGAGGGCATTCGGGTTTTTACCGTACCTACAGGAAGTTGGCTGCCAACATCTATTGGATAGGGATGAAACGAGCTGTTCAAGAATACGTCAGGagttgtgatgtttgtcagagGCAGAAGTACTTGGCAACCACTCCCGGTGGATTATTACAGCCTCTACCTATTCCAGAAAAAATTTGGGATGACTTATCCATGGATTTTATCAATGGATTACCAAAGGTGAAGGGAATTGACTCGGTGTTTGTGGTCGTGGACCGCCTATCCAAGTATGCTCATTTTATTCCCCTCAAGCATCCGTACACAGCTAGAGTGGTAGCAGAACACTTTACCAAGGAAGTGGTTCGTTTACATGGAACACCGAAGTCTATTGTAAGTGACCGCGATCCTATCTTTGTCAGCAACTTTTGGAAGGAGTTGTTCAAGTTGCAGGGAACTCACCTTACCATGAGTACAGCTTATCATCCCGAAACGGATGGACAAACAGAGGTCGTTAACCGTTGCTTAGAGACGTACTTACGGTGTTTTATTGCTGACCAGCCACGAACATGGATCCAGTGGGTGCATTGGGCGGAGTATTGGTATAATACTACCTTTCATGAGTCCATTGGGGTCACCCCATTTGAGATCGTTTATGGACGCAAACCCCCAACTTTACTTCGATTTGCTGTCGGAGAAACTAAGGTAGAGGCTGTTCAGCAGGAGCTGTTGGACCAGGATGAAGCGTTACGACAATTAAAAGGCCACTTACTTAGAGCACAAGTTAGGATGAAGGCTCAAGCTGATAAGAAGCGACATGACCAGAAATTTGAAGTGGGGGATTGGGTTTTTGTGAAATTACGTCCACATAGACAGCAATCCGTAGCTCATCGAATCAATCCTAAATTGTCTGCTAGATTttatggacctttccaagtgtTGGAATGCATTGGTTCAGTTGCTTACAAGCTTCAACTACCTGACAGCTCACGTATTCATCCAGTATTTCATGTGTCCTTACTGAAGAAAGCAGTGGGAACTTGCCAGGTGGAGAAAGACCTTCTTGAGAGTCTGTCTGGTGAAATTGTTGAGACAGCAGAACCATAATTGGTGTTAGCTAGCAGAACAGAGTCTCGGCAGGACGACGAGGTGAAGCAGTGTTTGATCAAGTGGCAAGGCAAATCAAAAGATGAAGCAACATGGGAAGATGAACTCACAATTCTCAATCAATTTCCCGCTTTtaaccttgaggacaaggttgtATCTCAAGAAGGTGGAATTGATAGAACCCAAAATGATTCATGGGCCCAAAAGAATGTTCAAGCTGATCCAGGTTTACATAGGCCTAGAATATGGCGTGTGTACACTAGGAGAAACAGAATTGAAAAGGCTAACAGAGCATGATGAGGtggcagagagagagagagagaaagaaaaggttggGTGATAGTTAGTTACGGGATTTGTGGGTGTGTGAGGCGTGTATCCTTATAGGCACAGCCTAGCATGAGAATGGGGGAAAAAAAGAATATTGCAGTTTTGCAGAATGGAGAATGCTAATTCTCTATAGGAGCATAGCTCTGGACAGTAGCCTCCTACTGTATTTTCCCTTTTTCAGTATCAATAATATACCACGTTTACCTCCTTTCTCTTATTTTCTGTGTTGGTCTGTATCAAACtatttagttttatttgaatgtaACATTGTTCATGTATTACAACAGTTGCAGTGGATTCTGACAGCTCACCCGTTTCGGTTTCTTTGAGTGGTGATTCAAGAAGAAATGTTATTGTATGGATGGATCATCGAGCCGTAGAACAAGCTGAAAGGATCAATTCCTCTAAATCACCTGTATTGGAGTATTGTGGAGGAGCTGTTTCACCAGAAATGGAGCCTCCGAAGGTACTATCTGAACCAGTTCCATCATTTCACTTCTGGTCACTGTACACAATATACTGTCTAATAAGTTTTATTGTAATCAATCTCTGGCTTACATGGTGTTTCGctgtaaaaaaattaactgcAGACTATTGGAATGAATGCATATCTGTTGTTTGCAATGATTTCTGAAAGTGTTAAATGGCACATCTGGAACTGGGATAGGACCTTGTATTCCATACTGGGTGAAGTTAGGAACATCATAATTAATTTGAGTGGGTGACCTGCCAGACACAATTTACCGGATTATCTTAAACAAAAAATTTTTTGCTCTTCAaactttttgttttgttaattcCATTAGATAAACTTGTATAGTTGATTTTTTGTTTGAACTTTTTGGAGTTTAATGTTTAAATAAACTTGTcaggaaaaaaattatattggaTAGAATTTACCTTTTGAAAGTTGAAACTACTAAACTGTTTAGTTGTGCACAATCCAGCTTGTTCATATAAtacattatttcttttataatttatattcttTAGTATGTTTCACTAGTTTTATTGATTCAATTATGACTTTATTAAATCTTTGTTATATTTTCACAATCATAAGTTGTTAATTGGATCATAGTTACATGAATTTGAAATACCAACTATATTATGAAAGGTCTATGGTATTTATCTCCTGAGGCCATTGTTTCATCAACATGAGTTCACTGGATTGTCTTAGATTTCCTGGATTCGTAAGATATGATATTTCCTACCCTTTTTAAAACTTCATTGGTAAGTGTATGTAGATCAGAAGTCTCTACCATATGTTCCAAAGACATGTATATATAGAGAAAGTAGAGATTGGACCTTCCTTTTCTTAAATGGCTCCACTGGTTCGTTTATGACTTTTCATTCAGAGCCATGTCCATTTAAATAACACCTTTTTCATTAAGAGTTGAAGATGTTTCGACCCACACGATTTCCATTCAATTATAGACTACACCATTCGACTACACTCACCATGTGATGTCTAATATTCATTGATCACATTATGGATATTGCAAGACAGATCAAAACATCACTCAACcaatgttttaataaattaatggaAGGCCAACAGTTAGAAATATAAGTTtctaacaaattttatttaatacaatCTAACTTTTCAGCTTCTATGGGTTAAAGAAAATTTGCAAGAATCTTGGTCAATGGTTTTCAGGTGGATGGACTTGAGTGATTGGTTGTCATACAGGTAATCTATGTAGTTAAAGTCTTCTCTATGTTCAAGATCAATTTGTGTTCTAGTCTAGTGGCTCTTCATTTGGATTAATTTTTAGAAATCTTTAGGGCGACCGGGGATGATACTCGCAGTCTATGCACCACTGTTTGTAAATGGACTTATCTGGGTCATGCACACATGCATCATGTCAATGATAAAAACTCTCGAGATATGGAAGCTTGTGGATGGGATGATGACTTTTGGGAGGAAATTGGTTTGGGTGATCTTATTGAAGGACATCATGCTAAGATAGGTATTCATTTCATTAACATTGGCCTTGTTAAGAATCAACTCTCAAAAGATTAAGTTGCTTGACCAAAGTTcgtaaaatgtttttatattacACATCTACCCTCCCCatgttgtttttggttttgaATGGACACACACACACTGATGAATGGCTCAACACTTTCGTTTGTTCATAGAGGCTTTGATAGTATATAAACAGAAACAACTCACTATCTCAAAAAGTTTAACCTATTAGGTAAAAGCATATGAAATTTTAGAGGAAGGAAGAAGCTCATTTACTATAGGTGTAAGTCTTGGACATTTCGCTCAATAACATTTTATATAACACGAGTTTAACAAATATAgccattaaataatttaatactaTCTAATGATCATCCATGCTAATTTATAGATAAAATTAATCagtatataattttatagtCAATGTTTACTTCTTCCAATGTACACAATACATTGGAATAAAGTTAATTTATGAATTGttaactaatttttaatttgtttaaaaatttaCAGACTTTTGATATACTtaataagaaatttaaattcaataGATGGACTGATAAATTATATATccagaaaatattattaaacagaTTGAgttaaattaaacttttttcTTGAGTAATGGATTCTCACCATTTGGAGTAAGTTCTACATAATTTTGTATTCCCTATCTGTAAATGAATTTTTCTGTCTAAACTTTAAATATGAAGTTTTCGTACAATTAATAACTTCTTAGACCAGGGTTATACTTATATCAAATATTTGGTACATGTCTagcaatttttaaatttcaggAAATAATCTTGTCATTTTGTGCAACTGCAAACTGTGTCAGTCCACCATAGCTTTATATTGAGCTCAATTCTTTTCTCCCTTTGGTAGTTCAATATGTATGAAGAAACAATGTTGTATCAAATCAACATGACTATTTATGATTAAACTTGAATGTTATTAATTTCTCATTTATTAAAGAGTCCTCATGTTCATGCTTGATCAGTTGATCGAATGAAAACTGGTGTCAGTAAGCTTATGATTAATCATCTATGTTTGTGCCATTCTTTGCTGCTTCTGTCTTCTCACTGCTTAACTTGGTAATGAATCATAATGACAGGACGAAGTGTTGCTTTCCCTGGCCATCCTCTGGGTTCTGGTCTTACTCCTGCAGCAGCAAAGGCAAGAACTTATGTATTGAATaatgtttattaatttgaagTTGAACTGGTGCTTCCTTGAGGTTCACTGACAAAGCTAACATACATTGCTTAGTTGGAAGAGTGAACACTACCTTCCTCCATCTATAGGGATTGGTTCAGGTTGATGTAACAAACTTCTTTGGCTTGGctgtttttttaaatacttttgaTGGGTTGAAAATTTCAGGAACTGGGTCTGGTACCGGGGATTCCTGTTGGGACATCACTCATAGATGCTCATGCTGGTGGTGTGGGGGTAATTGAAAGTGTGCCACCATCAGAAGCTGAAGGTTGTTATCCTATACTTTACACTTGTAATTTAAGATTTGGATAAAGTAGTTGTGTTGTGTTtcttaactaaaataatttctgTATCCTTAGAACATGACAAGGAAGCTATTTGCAATCGTATGGTGTTAGTTTGTGGAACTTCTACATGCCATATGGCTGTATCCCAGAGCAAATTGTTTATTCCAGGGGTTTGGGGTCCATTTTGGTCAGGTACACTGCACTATTTTCTCTAGTTTATGAATTAAATCTCAATTGTGGATGACATTGTACCTTTTTCTTTTGGATTAGACACATTTGAAACAATCATGGTTTGTTGATTATTGGGGTATCTGCAGTGGCAATTCGTACagtttaaacatttttaattgtaAGATGGTTGAGAGTAGTTTCAAGTGAGAAATGAAAATTTCCTTTTCTTTATAATAGTTGTAAATTTCTTGGTTGTGGTTGAAATATCCTGGATAAAATTCGCTCTGGTTGGAACATGGATATGGAATTTATTCATTTGGGTTTAATGCTTGTCTCTTTTTAtcgatattttatatttttgttactgTATTCATGTTAAAACTATATACGAGTCTTTGTAAATATATTGTCTGGCTACTTGTGACTAGTTCCTTTTTGTGGAACATTGATATTGAGATAAAAAGTAAGCATTAAGTTAGAGTTTACATTTGACAGAATCACCTGAAGGATATCCAGTTTAATTTTTACCCTATTCCATTTTATTAAAGCACTCACCATTGCTTCTCTTGCCACTTCTATCTTGTGGTGCTTTTTTTCTTTATCCGAACTTTCAGCAATGGTACCAGAATATTGGCTAACCGAAGGTGGGCAGAGTGCTACTGGTGCATTATTGGATCATATAATCGAAAATCATGCTGCTTCTACACTCCTTGCAAATCGAGCTGCTTCCCAAAGTaagtttttttcttaatttggaacatactaaatatttatattaacaagTCTGATTTTGGGAGATGTCTTAATACTAATTCTTCATGCTTTAATATTCCAGATATTTCAGTGTTTGAGCTTCTGAACAAGATGTTGGAAACAGTGATAGTTGAGCAGAACCTACCCTTTGTTGCTGCCTTGACTGAAGATGTACATGTTCTTCCTGACTTTCATGGGAATAGGTATTTGGTGACAAACCTGTCATGCCATAGTGGCTTCCAAATAGTAGGCtgatatatatatgtatattatgGACCAGGTCTCCCCTTGCAGATCCAAAAGCAAAAGGTGTCATCTATGGTTTGACACTTGACACAAGTGAGAAACAGTTGGCTCTTCTTTACCTGGCAGCTGTGCAGGGCATTGCATATGGCACACGTCACATTGTAGAGCATTGCAATGCTAATGGTCACAAAGTAAGGATTACAATGCTATTACATGTTTGAGGTTATCGCTTGTTCTTTGGGTTGGTCTGTTTTTAACATCCATATCCATTTCATGTTTACGCTGTTAGAATCAAATTGTAGGGTGTGCCACTTGGGTTTCACATTTTAAGCATGGAATTCTAGTGTGGGTTTATAAAGTTTACAAGGCCTTGAACTCAACTAAAACAACTAGTTTTTGTATTATGGTTCTCTGAGGATTCTTATCACATGCTCATATCCACGAAAATACACCTTGCTATAATGTTGTTTTGCTAGCATCAGGCATCCTTTAAGGTGAGCATGTGCATATTAGAGcccacaaaaagaaaaaaaaaacttatggtGAAGTTAACAAGCAATAGATGACTATTTTTTGTTTCCactctattttttaaaactgaTGGTTGTTCTTTTCTGTAATTTTTAAGTGTAGAGCAAATGGTAGGTCTTGAACACTGTCCATAGGTGCATAACTAAATCCAATACCAGTGTTCCATAACTATCAATGATATGGAGGCGGTGATTATTATTTATTGGGGGTTAGAGTTCAAAAGGAActgaaaaaaagtatattttaatttaccGCAGAAGGTACAAGTACAACACATTTTGACATGGAATAAACGCTAACCTGAATATTTTAGGCTACAAATCTATACGAAGTAACAGTGAGAGGGAAATTAGAAGAAATCCTAATTACATGTACATGATGAATAAGGAAATACTCTATGCATAATTATAAACTACagtaattagttttttttgtaGGAGTGGTCATATATTAGGTAATCAAGTCATAATATGTCTAATGCAAAACTTGGGAAAGGAATTTACCACACCCATTTCTGTGGTTGAATTGAAAATATTCAACCACATCATGATTTGCCACAAGTATGTTGCTCACTGGTTGTATCGACAagtttagagaaaaataaaatcatattctACTTTACTGGGGGCTTAAGGTTTAATAGTATCGATACCTTTGGTTTAAAAAACTACTTGATTGAAATTCTTAAGCTTTTAAGCATGAGCCTGAAAATTGATTATAATTTACACTTAGAAAACCCATTCTGCTATGGGAGAGAAATCCTAGCTTAATGCTCAGATTATAGTGGAGGCAAGGAAGTTATTCTATGGTGCTCAATTTTGTATATGCCATTTAATGGGAAcccaaaattataataaaaccaAAATATATTCTGTTGTATTTTATATGTGCCTCAAAGCATAATGAGATTACCTGTGGAGGAAAAAGAACAGAAAGGTAGAATAGCTACTGTTAACATTTTCCCAGGGAAAAGCTTCCTAAGAAAACACATCTCTATCATAAGCTTACTGATGTACTATCATACGCACTCTCTCCTCTAGCCAACCTCTCCTAAATTATCATTCTCAGTTTACTATGCACGGTGGATGCTACTCTGGACTTCCACTTGGCCTGCCACCTTAACCACTTTCTTTAGCCCTGTGTATACCTTCCATCCAAACCTTTGGTCCGTGAGACAATTGATCTACTGTCGGACATGTAAggatcatattttattatttggttATTAACATCATTTTAGTAATATCCTTACCAGTAGCTACAAATTATTTGCATAATTGTTGTATATCCCTGTTATGCTTCAAAGTCATTACTCCTGTCTGTTGATGCAGAGTTGATGAATATTATTACCATAATTGCTCTGCCTTTGCCTGCAGATCAGCACACTACTTGCGTGTGGTGGCCTTTCAAAGAATTCTATCTTCATTCAGGAACATGCTGATATTATTGGTATGTGTTGAGGAGTGGGGCGAAGAGCATATTTGCTCAAGCTCAGATACTCTTATTCTTGTGTTTCATACTATGGATCTTATTCTATGTAAAAAGGGACACAAAGTGCACTCCAATTTAAGTTGTTAACAAAGTTATGCTAGTTCAAGGTTTGGTTTAATGGCAACCCGGAAAAAAAGAACATTCTTTACTCTTCCATGTATTTTACAAACCAATCCATAGTTCAGTGTTTGGTTTGTTTCTGTGGTGTTGGTGTTTCAAGTGAATAGAAACTAATAGCTAAAACTAACAATTGTAATAGCTGtgatatttcaaattttatcttATCCAGTGCTAACTTGTTTAGGACCTATACAATTCATGGGGTCCAAACCATCAGTTGTCTCATGGGCCCTAAGTTTGGAAAGTTGTACTAGGAGGAATAGAGAGAGAGTGGAAGAAATTACTAAGCTGGCAGGGagggaaagaaaaaaaaccaAAAGTGAAGGGAGGCTGATAACAAATAGGGGGGTACGTGGGTGAGAAGGGGTGTCTTCATTTGGGGAATTATGACATTTGTAAATAATGTAGATTCTTTGTAGAGCTTAGCTCTGGCAGTAGCAGAGTTTCTTCCTTACACAATTTCCCCCTCGAAGTAAATAATACTTCACTGTTTTGTTTACTATTCCATTCCTTCCTCCTTAGTTATTATTATCTGGGGTTGTTCTGGTTTTGTAATATAACTACAgtaaaataacaaaaagaaaTGCAATAAATTCACAATAGGAAAAAGTGATAATGAATCTATAGCTTCAATCTTATGTGTGATATATGTAGAATCTAAGTATTTGAACACGATTTTATGTCCTATATATCTCTACATGGTGGGTTTAAATTGGACTGAACtgaacattattttttttaaaccaaaTCCTGTAGTTAAGATGAATATGAACCAATCTAAACTTTGGTTGGTGTACCCAATTCAGAATTTTGAACACCCATGCCAGTATCACAAACTTTGTCAGTGACAATAGTTTTGGGATCGAATGCTCCTATAAATGATAAGGAATGACATAAATGGTAGTTGAagctttatttcatgttttgtttTCTTAAGGATAATGAATCATTTTTATAGACATTGGTATGTTAGTTTTAATGGATCTTGTTTATAATTTTCCCAGGTTGCCCCATAATTCTTCCAAGGGAAAGTGAATCTGTGCTCTTAGGTGCGGCTATTCTGGGTGCTGTTGCTACAAGGAAATATCATAATCTTGGCGAGGCCATGAAAGCCCTGAATGCACCTGGCGAGGTGTGGATTTTTCAGTGTTTAAatactgaaaaataaaaaagtacaattaattttttttttaatttcagattAGAAATCAAGGTCAATTGCATTAAATTAGGTGTAGTGGTAGTACTTTTCATATAGTTCTGAATGGTGTCATCAACATTTGAGGAATTTGATGCTAAAGTTGGAAGTATTAGGAACTGAAATTTGTTGTTAAATTAGAATAAATAACGTAGTATTAgttcaaatttataatatatatctccatggtataaaaaaatatttaatagtttACGGCAGACTCTGCATATACAATAGATTAGTTCCTTGTGAAACTATTACTGAATTTACATTTTGTATGTGCAGAATATTTACTAAATAGTTTGGATGTTATGCTTCCTAGTCTGTagttagaaaagaacagatacCTATGATTTGTTACAGAAGTACAGAGATCAATGGATGAGTCCAGATATTAAATTTCAATGGCCTTTGGTGGATGACCAGATTTTCTACTCGCATGCCTTGTTGTCTGTAGATGTTTTTGTAAACGAAATAAAACCAATGCTCCTAGTTTTTTTTCCTGAACGGCTAACAGATTTCATGAATTTTTGCAGGTCATTCATCCATCTAAGAATCCAACGGTCAAAAAGTACCATGATGTCAAATACAAGATCTTCCGTGGCCTTTATGAACAGCAGCTCTCTTATCGTTCCATGATTGCCCAAGCCTTATCATAGCTTTGCAGAATATTTGATTCAAACCGCCATTTGAGGTGCTCCTTGCGAAGATTTCATATTCATGCCTCTAGAATGAATATTTAGGATAGAGAAAGAAATAATGGCCAGAATATTACCAGTTAGACGAATATTTTCATGGTTTTGTTTTTTTGTGATAGGTTAGACAGTGAAAATTTCAGAAATACAACGAAAAATAGTCACCAATATTGACGTTAAAATTCTAACAGAAATTTTATGTACAGACCCACTTTTAGCTGGTAGGATACTGTAAAATGTAGTCAGTTTGACACTTTACTAACATTACTTTCGGATGTAGTGTACCCTATGACTTCAGATTTTTTAGAATTCTTGGAACCCTCCTCATGGCTTCATAACTTAGACATGTTTTGTCATGATCTAATTTTCAATGTGCAACAGATACACAATGGAAATGTGGGGAAACTAATTTTAGGCCTTTTCTTTTTACACTCTGAAGATCTCGTTCTAAACCTTCCAAAAAGTGTGAAATGGCTAAATTGTtagtaattgttttttttaatttttgttgcattctcataaaaaaatcatcttaGAGATAATCATAGAACGAATTAATACTCTTCTAGAGAAAAGTATTTTTGGAGAAATGTATTATTCTTAcgaaaattaaatttgttatgCTTCTTTGTTACCCAAGGAAGAGTGACATATTTGCAGTTCCATCTGGAACTCCTTACTGGACCTATAACTTCCCCAATGTTTCACTTGTACTGTAGAGATTCTATCTTGCTGGGAATCCCAAAAGAAGTGCACCTTGGTGGACAAAAGCAGGAAGAAGGTAAAAAAGCATCCAACGTGAAGGTGAGGATAACAAAGAGGCTTTATTCATGCCAATTCATAAATgttaatgttttgtttggacTGGGGAGAAGAAAATTGAGGATCTTCAGAAATTGAAGTCTTAGGATTTAAGAAGAAACTAGAAAGAAAGTTGGGTGTGTTTAGATTGAAGTAAGATAAAGTGAATGtccaaaaaaatttattgaaatgaaatacatgaatgatgtgatggttgtaaaaaatattttaaattatttttaatggtataaattgtaagattacaaatttattttttatatagaaaaataaaatattaattaattttgtacaCATTTTagtcaattaaaataatataaaattataattataaataaaaaataatataatataatatttaaataaataaataaaattaaatatttaaatataattatattattatttattttattaatttatattccagtaaaaaaatgaattgtttattacaacaaatatttataacttttaaatttgaatCATTAAAATAGATTCTCATT encodes:
- the LOC137807359 gene encoding uncharacterized protein isoform X1: MAASSSPDEPSRSVFLGVDVGTGSARAGLFDEKGKLLGLSSSPIQIWKDGACVEQSSTDIWLAVCAAVKAACSKAKVAPTEVQGLGFAATCSLVAVDSDSSPVSVSLSGDSRRNVIVWMDHRAVEQAERINSSKSPVLEYCGGAVSPEMEPPKLLWVKENLQESWSMVFRWMDLSDWLSYRATGDDTRSLCTTVCKWTYLGHAHMHHVNDKNSRDMEACGWDDDFWEEIGLGDLIEGHHAKIGRSVAFPGHPLGSGLTPAAAKELGLVPGIPVGTSLIDAHAGGVGVIESVPPSEAEEHDKEAICNRMVLVCGTSTCHMAVSQSKLFIPGVWGPFWSAMVPEYWLTEGGQSATGALLDHIIENHAASTLLANRAASQNISVFELLNKMLETVIVEQNLPFVAALTEDVHVLPDFHGNRSPLADPKAKGVIYGLTLDTSEKQLALLYLAAVQGIAYGTRHIVEHCNANGHKISTLLACGGLSKNSIFIQEHADIIGCPIILPRESESVLLGAAILGAVATRKYHNLGEAMKALNAPGEVIHPSKNPTVKKYHDVKYKIFRGLYEQQLSYRSMIAQALS
- the LOC137807359 gene encoding uncharacterized protein isoform X2, coding for MDHRAVEQAERINSSKSPVLEYCGGAVSPEMEPPKLLWVKENLQESWSMVFRWMDLSDWLSYRATGDDTRSLCTTVCKWTYLGHAHMHHVNDKNSRDMEACGWDDDFWEEIGLGDLIEGHHAKIGRSVAFPGHPLGSGLTPAAAKELGLVPGIPVGTSLIDAHAGGVGVIESVPPSEAEEHDKEAICNRMVLVCGTSTCHMAVSQSKLFIPGVWGPFWSAMVPEYWLTEGGQSATGALLDHIIENHAASTLLANRAASQNISVFELLNKMLETVIVEQNLPFVAALTEDVHVLPDFHGNRSPLADPKAKGVIYGLTLDTSEKQLALLYLAAVQGIAYGTRHIVEHCNANGHKISTLLACGGLSKNSIFIQEHADIIGCPIILPRESESVLLGAAILGAVATRKYHNLGEAMKALNAPGEVIHPSKNPTVKKYHDVKYKIFRGLYEQQLSYRSMIAQALS